Proteins from one Clostridia bacterium genomic window:
- a CDS encoding ATP-dependent Clp protease ATP-binding subunit — protein MLCSKCKKRVAVVFVTKMDNGKPVNEGYCIPCAREMNLPNIRNIIDRMGMTEEDIEAVNESMAQLIGDGDMFEPGGTAPMPFFQVSGDKESRDDGKKQRGKGKKTQEQPEKEQKRKFLDGFCINLSERVRQGKVDRIIGRDREIYRAVQILNRRIKNNPCLIGEAGVGKTAIAEGLAYALQHADFIPPRLRKKEIHLLDLTARVAGTQFRGQFESRVKGLVDEVKREGNIILFIDEVHNLIGTGESEGGMNAANILKPALSRGEIQVIGATTFGEYRKYIEKDAALERRFQTINVDEPSVAETAAILEGIKGYYEEHHGVKLDDGLCYKAASLAAKYITDRFMPDKAIDLIDEACSTASIKNKEAAKLAELEEKIAELSAREEELTNNEPSEGGEENKDDIFKEIADLRVERCRLEEDAEKLRQKNLIMPVTIAELASVIELWTGISADRIKEQEFDKLSLLEERIKRRVIGQDEAVEAVVRAVKRARAGLTTRRRPASFVFMGPTGVGKTELVRVMAEELFDTKENFIRLDMSEYMEKHSVSKLVGSPPGYIGYDEQGQLTERVRRKPNSIILFDEIEKAHADVLNILLQILDEGRLTDAHGRRVNFENTIVVMTSNAGSGTGVSTLGFTGGGGGSFDKTKAEKALKEIMRPELLSRIDDVIYFNRLTLDNYKDIAGLMLDELASGMKDKGLNLEYGDDVRLWLAARAEGSQQSARELRRLIRRNVEDEVAELMVTGKIKSGVALSAAGEELRITAK, from the coding sequence ATGCTTTGCAGCAAATGTAAAAAACGCGTGGCGGTAGTCTTCGTCACGAAAATGGATAACGGCAAGCCGGTCAACGAGGGCTACTGCATACCCTGCGCCCGCGAAATGAACCTTCCGAACATCCGCAACATCATCGACCGCATGGGTATGACCGAGGAGGATATAGAAGCGGTCAACGAGAGCATGGCGCAGCTTATCGGCGACGGCGATATGTTCGAGCCGGGCGGCACCGCGCCGATGCCCTTCTTCCAGGTTTCCGGCGACAAGGAAAGCAGGGACGACGGCAAAAAGCAGAGGGGAAAAGGCAAAAAGACGCAGGAGCAGCCGGAGAAGGAGCAGAAGCGCAAGTTCCTCGACGGCTTCTGCATCAACCTTTCCGAGCGCGTCCGTCAGGGCAAGGTCGACCGCATCATCGGCCGCGACAGGGAGATCTACCGCGCCGTACAGATACTCAACCGCCGCATCAAGAACAACCCCTGCCTCATCGGCGAAGCCGGCGTCGGCAAGACCGCCATCGCCGAGGGGCTCGCTTACGCGCTTCAGCACGCGGACTTCATCCCTCCGCGCCTGCGCAAAAAGGAGATTCACCTGCTCGACCTGACCGCGCGGGTTGCCGGAACGCAGTTCCGCGGGCAGTTCGAGAGCCGCGTCAAGGGGCTCGTCGACGAGGTCAAGCGCGAGGGGAATATCATACTTTTCATTGACGAGGTGCATAACCTCATCGGCACCGGCGAGAGCGAGGGCGGCATGAACGCCGCCAACATCCTCAAGCCCGCCCTTTCACGCGGCGAGATACAGGTCATCGGCGCGACCACCTTCGGCGAATACCGCAAGTATATCGAGAAGGACGCCGCGCTCGAGCGCCGCTTCCAGACGATAAACGTCGACGAGCCGAGCGTGGCCGAGACCGCCGCAATCCTCGAGGGGATAAAGGGCTATTACGAAGAACACCACGGCGTGAAGCTGGACGACGGGCTCTGCTACAAGGCCGCCTCCCTCGCCGCGAAATACATCACCGACCGCTTCATGCCGGATAAGGCGATAGACCTTATCGACGAGGCGTGCTCCACCGCGAGCATCAAGAACAAGGAAGCGGCGAAGCTCGCGGAGCTGGAGGAAAAGATCGCCGAGCTTTCCGCGCGCGAGGAGGAGCTTACGAACAACGAGCCGTCCGAAGGCGGCGAGGAGAACAAGGACGATATCTTCAAAGAGATCGCCGACCTGCGCGTCGAGCGCTGCCGTCTTGAAGAGGACGCCGAGAAGCTCCGCCAAAAGAACCTCATAATGCCGGTCACGATCGCGGAGCTCGCCTCCGTCATCGAGCTGTGGACGGGCATTTCCGCCGACAGGATAAAGGAGCAGGAGTTCGACAAGCTCTCGCTGCTCGAGGAGCGCATCAAGCGCCGCGTAATCGGGCAGGACGAGGCGGTCGAAGCCGTCGTCCGCGCCGTCAAGCGCGCCCGCGCCGGACTGACGACGCGCCGCCGCCCCGCGTCCTTCGTCTTCATGGGCCCCACCGGCGTCGGCAAGACGGAGCTCGTGCGCGTCATGGCGGAGGAGCTTTTCGACACTAAGGAGAACTTCATCCGGCTGGATATGTCGGAGTATATGGAGAAGCATTCCGTCAGCAAGCTCGTCGGCTCGCCTCCCGGCTACATCGGCTACGACGAACAGGGGCAGCTGACCGAGCGCGTCCGCCGCAAGCCGAACTCGATAATCCTCTTCGACGAGATCGAGAAGGCGCACGCCGACGTGCTGAACATACTGCTTCAGATACTCGACGAAGGCCGCCTCACCGACGCCCACGGCAGGCGCGTGAACTTCGAGAACACCATCGTCGTCATGACCTCCAACGCGGGCAGCGGAACGGGCGTTTCCACCCTCGGCTTCACCGGAGGCGGCGGGGGCAGCTTCGATAAGACGAAGGCGGAGAAGGCGCTGAAAGAGATCATGCGCCCCGAGCTGCTCAGCCGTATCGACGACGTCATCTACTTCAACAGGCTGACGCTCGATAACTACAAGGACATCGCCGGCCTTATGCTCGACGAGCTCGCCTCCGGCATGAAGGATAAGGGGCTTAACCTCGAATACGGCGACGACGTCAGACTCTGGCTCGCCGCCCGCGCGGAAGGCAGTCAGCAGTCCGCGCGCGAGCTGCGCCGTCTGATACGCCGCAACGTAGAGGACGAGGTCGCGGAGCTGATGGTCACCGGAAAGATCAAGTCCGGCGTCGCGCTTTCCGCCGCCGGCGAAGAGCTCAGAATCACGGCGAAATAA